The sequence CGGCGTAGCCCGGCCCGAGCAGGTAGTAGTCCACGAAGGATTCCACGTCGGGGGCGAGCTCCTCGAACGCGTCGGACATGAACCACTCGGTGCCGTTCGGTGGGAAGTACCAGATCGCTCCCGTGCCGCGATCCATGAAGATCGGCTCGTCGCTGCGGGTGCCGACCACCAGCCAGCCCGCCCGGTCCTGCGGGATGGACGAGAAGTCCGGTGCGTAGTCCAGGTGGTACTGGATCCCCGTGAGGGTCGACGAGGACGCCAGCTCGAGCCGACCCGCCCGCAGCCCGTCGGCCACCAGCAGAAGGTCCCGCAGGTCGGGCGGGAGCCCCGCCGGCACGGCGTCGAGGGCCGCCCCCTCGCCGAACTCGGCGTACGCCAGGCTGTCCGGCAGATCGGCCAGCTCAGCACGCAGCTCCTCGATGAGCTGCCGGAGCTCGAGGTCCACTGCACCACCTCTGTTCGGATGAGGTCCCGTCCGACAATGCTCCCGCCTGCCCGGAGGCCTGCGAGCCGATGCGCGGATTGGTTCTACCACGCACCGGCTCGCCGGGGCGTCACCTCGCCGAATCCGCCAACCGGGCCGTCACCACCAGATCGTCGAGCTGCGCCGACCCGGCGGGTTGCTCCGGCAGTCGGCTGTCGTGCTGCGCCTCGTCGAGCCGCGACGCCAGCTCGGCGAGGTCCCGGCCGAGGACCGGGCCCGCGACCAGGCCGTCGAGCCCGCCGTGTTCGGCGGACCGCTTCGCCGCGATCAGCTCCGGAAGGTACGCCGGCGCGGCCTCGGCGACCAGCAGGCTCGGCAGGTGCGCCAGCATCCGACCGGTGCGCATCAGGTGGACGCCGGTGAGCAGCGCCCGGAAGGTGTAGAGCAGTGGTTTCAGCTCGCCGGTCGTGTCGAACAGCCGCCGTTGGGTGGCGGCGAAGCCGCGGTAGTGGTGCGCGTGGTGCCGGGTCAGCACCAGCGGTGCCAGCTCGACCAACGCGGCGTGCACAGCGGTGGTGTGCACCACCAGGGGTGACAGCAGCTGTTCGAGCACGTAGCCGTTGCGCCGCAGCATCAGCCGGACGAACTTGCGCAGGTCGTGCGTGACCAGGTCCAGTTCCACGCCCTCGCGGTCGGTCATGACCGTGTGGGTCTCGGTCGGCTGCGCCAGCCCGATCAGGTCCTCGACCGGAAGCAGGTGCGCGCCGCGCAGGTCGACGTCCGAGTCGGTGGACGGGAATCCGTACAGGTGGGCGCCGGAGACGGTGGCGAACACCAACGGGTACGGCTGCTCGGCGAGGATGCCCGTGAGG comes from Micromonospora vinacea and encodes:
- a CDS encoding SUKH-4 family immunity protein, producing MDLELRQLIEELRAELADLPDSLAYAEFGEGAALDAVPAGLPPDLRDLLLVADGLRAGRLELASSSTLTGIQYHLDYAPDFSSIPQDRAGWLVVGTRSDEPIFMDRGTGAIWYFPPNGTEWFMSDAFEELAPDVESFVDYYLLGPGYADLTPADDRWFAFLDEQGLLDEDDEDGS
- a CDS encoding nucleotidyltransferase domain-containing protein gives rise to the protein MPAGVDLTGILAEQPYPLVFATVSGAHLYGFPSTDSDVDLRGAHLLPVEDLIGLAQPTETHTVMTDREGVELDLVTHDLRKFVRLMLRRNGYVLEQLLSPLVVHTTAVHAALVELAPLVLTRHHAHHYRGFAATQRRLFDTTGELKPLLYTFRALLTGVHLMRTGRMLAHLPSLLVAEAAPAYLPELIAAKRSAEHGGLDGLVAGPVLGRDLAELASRLDEAQHDSRLPEQPAGSAQLDDLVVTARLADSAR